The following proteins are encoded in a genomic region of Magnolia sinica isolate HGM2019 chromosome 1, MsV1, whole genome shotgun sequence:
- the LOC131248404 gene encoding F-box/FBD/LRR-repeat protein At1g13570-like, with protein sequence MQGDIDVYDCLGKSLLDTILSLLPFHEAVKTSILSKTWQHAWTSIPYLDIDPFVTLPPERMEEEEKKATAAEESDQHWAPLEGGDEWIMIVDKILASHPGVIQRCRISTWYSKSSSNVDRWIKDLMKRFIAELVIESGGLGFSYKVPQTLFQYKSLKKLELHGCAVNLPSYICLKDKNLRMLQLYNTDISVDTIQRFLSECGLLESLTLHGWYNVDVPFLNISAPHLRDLDINLCSCRKLKQVCINAPNLKNVKIDNYDGVKVEIHAPLLETIKCSAANIPVECSEDDGGSWV encoded by the exons atgcaAGGCGACATTGACGTTTACGACTGTTTGGGAAAGTCCCTATTGGATACTATACTTTCTCTCTTGCCCTTTCATGAGGCGGTGAAAACTTCCATCTTATCGAAAACATGGCAGCATGCATGGACCTCTATCCCTTACTTGGATATCGATCCCTTCGTAACACTACCACCAGAAaggatggaagaagaagaaaaaaaagcaaCAGCTGCAGAAGAGAGTGATCAACATTGGGCCCCACTTGAAGGTGGTGATGAATGGATCATGATCGTTGACAAAATACTTGCATCTCACCCTGGGGTTATACAGAGATGCCGTATATCAACCTGGTACTCCAAGAGCAGTTCTAATGTAGACCGTTGGATTAAGGACTTGATGAAAAGGTTTATAGCTGAGTTAGTCATTGAAAGCGGTGGGTTGGGCTTCTCATATAAGGTGCCACAAACACTTTTTCAATACAAGTCATTAAAGAAATTGGAGTTACACGGATGCGCTGTGAATCTCCCCTCTTATATATGTTTGAAAGATAAGAATTTGAGAATGCTGCAGTTGTACAACACCGATATCTCGGTAGATACCATTCAACGTTTTCTCTCAGAATGTGGTTTGTTGGAGAGCTTGACATTGCATGGATGGTACAACGTTGATGTACCATTTCTCAATATTAGCGCACCCCATCTAAGAGACTTGGATATTAATTTATGTAGTTGCAGAAAATTAAAACAGGTCTGCATCAACGCACCGAATCTAAAAAATGTGAAGATAGATAATTATGATGGGGTGAAAGTGGAAATACATGCACCCTTGCTTGAAACAATTAAG TGCTCGGCAGCGAATATACCAGTGGAATGCAGTGAGGATGACGGAGGCAGTTGGGTCTaa